The Thermoproteota archaeon genome segment ATGGCCTTGGTGGGTATCTTCAAGGCTGTAGCAGCTTTGCTTGGAGTGATCGGTTACATCCCACTGTGGGCAGCTGTCGCTTTGGGAGATGACGGGGGCCTCTTACTGGTCATGGCCAATCTAGTGGGGCTCGCTAGGGAGATATTGCGTGAAGGCTAGATGGATCTCCCCATTATACGATGTCCCAGCTCGGTTCTGGCTGGCTCAGGCACGTTTAAATTGTTAGGATGCAAGCTTCCCGGATGCGTCCGCTCATAGTCGGGCATAGGGCGAACACCCTCACTAAGCTCAGGCTCTACCTCCAGCTGGGAGTCGATGCGGTGGAGGTGGACATAACGGGGAGCGAGGTCAGACACATAACTAGCATAAAGCCAGCTACTTTAAGGGAGGCCCTGCTGAGGAGAATCTTCTTCCCAGAACCCAAGGGCGAATCGCTGGACAGGATCGTGAGAGAGATCGTGGAGAGGGATGTCGCCTTAGTCGTAGACCTCAAGACCCCCGAGGTGGATCCCAAGATCTTCAGCTCACTGCCTGGGGACGGGAGAGTCGCGATCAGCTCCAAGTACCACAACACCCTCAGGAAGCTCAGACCGGAGCTAAAAGGCAACTACTTGATGCTGGCGTCCATACAGGACAGGCCAGCCAGGCCCGCCCAAGTCATGGCTGATGCGATGGCTGACGGACTGTCAGTCGAGCTCTCCTATGTGGACGAGGATCTTCTGAGCGAGATGAGAGAGGTGGGTGGCCTCACGTACGTGTGGACGGTGAACGATGCGGAGCAGGCCCTCGCCCTAGCTAGGATGGGCGTGGGCGCCATCACCACGGACCGACCCGATCTCGTGATACCAGCTCTGGAAAACGGATACGTGCGAAATGATACCGGTAGAAGGCTCTACAGGAGGCTCACTGAGGAGTGAGATCTCCCCGTTTGCTCTTACTGGAACCTCATAGACCATGTTTTGGATCATGCACAGCTGGTTTTCATCTCATCCTAACCAATTTTCCGAAGAGCGTATGCCGAGTATCACGAGGCGATCCCTGATCAAATTAAGCGCGCGGTCGTGGAAATCCGGTCCCACATGAGGCCAATAGCTCCAAGTTTGAACCATTCCCTCCAATTAGGGGAGTGCTAATCATTGGTCAAGGACGAGAGAAAATCCCGTAGCTGGGGATTTGATCTTATCAGCGTAGCCATGAGGTTAGACCTCTCCCCGAACCTGAAGTAACCCCTTGGAGAGAGCACATCAAACAGCATCGAATTACCTTGCCACGCTATCAAACTCATCTCCTCGACCTTATCCCACTCGTCGAGCCCCAGTACTAGATTGACTCCCCTCACGGAACCCTCGATCAACCCTATCCCCTTCACTAGCATGTCCTCAGCCCGAAGCTGCGATGGCGAGGGAGGAATCAGGAGGTTGAAGCGATAGGATCTCCTCACCTGAAGCAGCTTCCCCCGGAGATCGTCCACCCGCTCGGCATACCTCCTATATGCGACTGAGAACCTCTCAACGAACTCCTCAGGAGTTACTAGGGGTTCGAGCTCGAGGTGCGGTCTACCTTCATCCTCTATGCATCTTTGCTTGGGTATTAAGAGGGGCACGAACTCGTCGAGGGAGGAGGCCCACTTGGAGAAGAAGAGGTCGAGGCACAGGCCTACCTCCCTATACGTGGAGGCCTCCACCCCCAAGACCACTCTAGCGACGGGGATCCCCAACCTGAGCCTCAAAGGGGAAGCTTCCTCCCTATTCCCTTCTCCATGGCCAGATCGTAGATGAGCTTCCCCGTCGCGACATCCTCTATCGCTAGCCCCAGATTCATTGACATTATCCTCTCGTGATTCCCTTCCCTTCCGGGCTTCTTCCCGGAGACGACCTCACCCAAATCTCCGTCTATTCTCTCTATCGGACGGATCCACCCCTCCTCTATGTAGTACTTAAGCTGATCCACATCATCCGTGTAGAACTTGTCCACCGAGGCTATGGCCGATGACTTCCAGTAGGAATCGAAGTCCAGCGGTACGGCGGTGGCGCCCTCCCTCACCCAGTCCGCCTCTATGACTGGGTTCGGGTTCTTGAGGATCGGGCCAGCTGTAACTATAATGTCTGCGTGCTCCACCGCTTCCTTGTGTGAGGAGGCCCGGATGATCTCCACATCGATCCTCTCCTTAACGAACTCCTCGTACCTGTCGAGGGCCTTCGGATCGATGTCGTATGCCCATACGGTCTTTATGGGGAGCACCTCCCGGAGCATCAGTGTGTTGGTCTTACCTTGGGTCCCGCATCCCAGCACCGCTAGGACCTCACTATCCTCCCTTGCTAGGTACTTGGCTGCAACGGCCGTAGCTGCAGCCGTTCTATAGGCGGTTATCCACATGGCATCCATCACGGCTACCGGCACTCCAGTATCAGGGTCATTGAGGATGAACAGGCCGGTTATGTAGGGGAGGCCCCTCTTGGGATTATCCGGATAGCCCGATACCCACTTCAGGCCAGCAGCATCACTTCCCTTGAGGTAAGCCGGCATCGCATGAATAAACGAGTCCGGTCGAGGATGGATCCCAGGCTTGGGAGGCATCTCGGCCAGACCCTCTCCCTTCTGACGGAACGCATCCTCCATGACCCTTATTATATCGAATAGAGGGATATCCAAGGAGGATATATCTTGGTAGGAGAGGTACAGCAGCTCCATATGAGATCGCGAGCGGAGAGGAGAAAAACTTGAGGTCCCAGTGGGTGATAACCTTTTAACCTCTTCGGGGCAGCTCGGTGCGTGGGCTTAGAGGACGGCACCTGGAGGGAGGTAGTCAACGCTCTGGACAGGACGGTCAGGAAGTACGAGGCTGTGAACAGGGTGATCACTCTAGGTTACAGCGAGAGGATGAGGAAGGTCCTCTCCAGCATGGCTACGCTAGATGACGGCATGACAGTGCTGGACGCCGGCTGCGGTCCTGGGAACATGTCGGTCCACATACTGAGGAAGATGAGAAGGGGTAAGCTCTACTGCTTGGATCCGCTGCCGTCGATGCTGAAGGCGGCCTTCGATAACCTAAGGGACATCGCTGGTGACGTTGAGCTCAACTTCTTGGAGGCCACCTTCGAATCCGTTCCTCTACCCAACAGCTCCGTGGATGTCATTGTGACGGCCTACGCTTTGAGGGATGCAAGGGACCTTTACGGAGCTTTAAGTGAG includes the following:
- a CDS encoding glycerophosphodiester phosphodiesterase; protein product: MRPLIVGHRANTLTKLRLYLQLGVDAVEVDITGSEVRHITSIKPATLREALLRRIFFPEPKGESLDRIVREIVERDVALVVDLKTPEVDPKIFSSLPGDGRVAISSKYHNTLRKLRPELKGNYLMLASIQDRPARPAQVMADAMADGLSVELSYVDEDLLSEMREVGGLTYVWTVNDAEQALALARMGVGAITTDRPDLVIPALENGYVRNDTGRRLYRRLTEE
- a CDS encoding ornithine cyclodeaminase family protein — protein: MELLYLSYQDISSLDIPLFDIIRVMEDAFRQKGEGLAEMPPKPGIHPRPDSFIHAMPAYLKGSDAAGLKWVSGYPDNPKRGLPYITGLFILNDPDTGVPVAVMDAMWITAYRTAAATAVAAKYLAREDSEVLAVLGCGTQGKTNTLMLREVLPIKTVWAYDIDPKALDRYEEFVKERIDVEIIRASSHKEAVEHADIIVTAGPILKNPNPVIEADWVREGATAVPLDFDSYWKSSAIASVDKFYTDDVDQLKYYIEEGWIRPIERIDGDLGEVVSGKKPGREGNHERIMSMNLGLAIEDVATGKLIYDLAMEKGIGRKLPL
- a CDS encoding class I SAM-dependent methyltransferase is translated as MGLEDGTWREVVNALDRTVRKYEAVNRVITLGYSERMRKVLSSMATLDDGMTVLDAGCGPGNMSVHILRKMRRGKLYCLDPLPSMLKAAFDNLRDIAGDVELNFLEATFESVPLPNSSVDVIVTAYALRDARDLYGALSEFRRVLKPGGQLLVLDLVRPDNRAFAWLVGLYLRILVPLISMPIYGSLDTPWKALYPTFRSMLTASEFTSIIGEEFEVIKVKRALLGTFVAIKARRT